The following are encoded together in the Xiphophorus hellerii strain 12219 chromosome 3, Xiphophorus_hellerii-4.1, whole genome shotgun sequence genome:
- the seraf gene encoding von Willebrand factor D and EGF domain-containing protein, whose product MSRFVHKPAVPLAIFLLAAVGVCSGGSDAPRGVAVGFVFDLQARCDPPCKHGGVCIRNNTCHCSKGYEGETCQYANCFPKCKNGGACLRPGKCRCQPGYGGRYCHTVSCAGGCWNGGECNAVNGEPKCICPSSWSGSKCQNAICPQGCRNGGICVAPGICSCPEGWLGGACHNAVCSQPCLNGGKCISPNKCRCRPPFSGPRCEERKKSH is encoded by the exons ATGAGCCGTTTTGTCCATAAACCAGCCGTTCCTCTCGCCATCTTCTTGCTCGCCGCTGTCGGTGTTTGCTCCGGAGGTTCGGACGCGCCGCGCGGGGTCGCGGTCGGGTTCGTCTTCGACCTCCAGGCGAGGTGCGACCCGCCGTGCAAACACGGAGGAGTCTGCATCCGAAACAACACCTGCCATTGCTCCAAGGGCTACGAAGGAGAGACGTGCCAGTACG CAAACTGTTTCCCCAAATGTAAAAATGGCGGAGCTTGTCTTCGTCCAGGGAAATGCAGGTGCCAACCTGGATATGGAGGAAGATACTGTCACACAG TGTCGTGTGCGGGCGGATGCTGGAACGGAGGGGAATGCAACGCCGTCAACGGAGAACCCAAATGCATCTGTCCGTCCAGCTGGAGCGGATCAAAATGCCAGAATG CGATCTGTCCCCAGGGCTGCAGGAACGGTGGCATCTGTGTGGCTCCAGGAATCTGCAGCTGTCCAGAGGGATGGCTGGGTGGAGCGTGCCACAACG CGGTCTGCAGTCAGCCCtgcctgaatggagggaagtgCATCTCTCCAAACAAATGCCGCTGTCGGCCGCCTTTCTCCGGTCCTCGCTGCGAGGAGAGGAAAAAATCCCACTAA
- the LOC116717591 gene encoding transmembrane protein 106B-like, with amino-acid sequence MGKPQSYLAKNKDESQDALTAAGEFRDGQTEDDGKHGDVSQFPYVEFTGRDSVTCPTCQGTGRIPRGQENQLVALIPYSDQRLRPSRTKLYVTISVALCLLLSGLAVFFLFPRSIDVTYVGVKSAYVSYNQEQRIVYLTITNTLNITNNNYYAISVTNITAQVQFSKTVIGKTKFNNTTVIMPLDERQLDYTVPTTIADEMSYMFDYCTLPTIKVHNIVVMMQVTVTTSYFGHAEQVSQEMYQYVDCGGNTTSMHGHVQVYQ; translated from the exons atggGCAAGCCACAGTCATACTTGGCCAAAAACAAAGACGAGAGTCAAGACGCGCTGACGGCTGCTGGCGAGTTCAGAGACGGTCAAACGGAGGACGATGGGAAGCATGGAGACGTGTCTCAGTTCCCGTACGTGGAGTTCACTGGACGGGACAGCGTCACGTGCCCGACATGCCAGGGTACTGGCAGAATCCCACGAG gtCAGGAGAATCAACTTGTGGCTCTGATTCCATACAGTGACCAAAGGCTGCGGCCAAGCAGGAC GAAGCTTTACGTCACCATATCTGTGGCTCTCTGCCTCCTGCTGTCTGGCCTCGCcgttttcttcctcttcccGCGCTCCATCGATGTCACGTACGTTGGAGTCAAGTCTGCCTACGTTTCCTATAATCAGGAGCAGCGAATTGTCTATCTCACCATTACA AACACTCTGAACATCACTAATAACAACTACTACGCCATATCTGTGACCAACATAACGGCACAGGTGCAGTTCTCCAAGACGGTGATTGGGAAAACCAAATTCAACAACACGACGGTGATCATGCCTCTGGATGAACGGCAG CTTGATTACACCGTTCCCACAACCATCGCTGATGAGATGAGCTACATGTT TGATTACTGCACCTTACCAACTATTAAAGTCCACAACATAGTGGTCATGATGCA ggtCACGGTAACGACGTCGTACTTCGGTCACGCGGAGCAGGTCTCTCAGGAAATGTACCAGTACGTGGACTGTGGCGGGAACACGACCTCCATGCACGGCCATGTTCAGGTCTACCAGTAG